The Procambarus clarkii isolate CNS0578487 chromosome 37, FALCON_Pclarkii_2.0, whole genome shotgun sequence genome window below encodes:
- the LOC138371861 gene encoding tripartite motif-containing protein 59-like: MCKDLTHCALIVQLRLRILDPSSIITYDIYDNKPEECSVCYNDYDDNQLRPRTLPCGHTFCSQCIDNAIKNGQLTCPSCRVQHAATAATQFPISYAVLALVRKLKNIQQTQEKTVPAKKKFRSMLQEQKSSISSLIKSCEEVLSQLGEYRGQLGDWKTHHLQLQDKLYALVEQNKSAIKLLELEDTSVVDMTTHGEEGKTRLQAMLGSLDTVNTLQEVGTTIDTADECKPDASL; encoded by the exons ATGTGTAAAGATTTAACCCACTGTGCACTTATTGTCCAACTTAGACTAAGAATACTTGACCCTTCCTCAATTATCACATACGATATATAC gataacaagccagaggaatgttcagtgtgttatAACGATTATGACGACAATCAGCTACGGCCTCGCACATTGCCGtgcggccacacattctgctcccagtgtattgacaatgctatcaagaatggtcagctgacttgccccagctgccgtgtccagcacgctgccacagctgctactcagttcccaattagctATGCTGTGCTGGCTTTAGTTAGGAAACTCAAAAATATCCAGCAAACACAAGAGAAAACTGTACCCGCAAAAAAGAAGTTTCGTTCCATGttgcaggagcagaagagcagcaTTAGCAGCCTCATTAAaagctgtgaagaggtactgtcccagctgggggagtaccgggggcagctgggggactggaagactcaccacctgCAGCTCCAAGACAaactctatgctctggtagagcagaacaagtcagcaataaAGCttttggaactggaggataccagtgtggtggatatgacaacacatGGAGAGGAAGGGAAAACTCGGCTGCAGGCCATGCTGGggagcctcgacacagtcaacaccctacaggaggttggcacaaccatagacacagctgatgagtgca agcctgatgcttcattatag
- the LOC138371862 gene encoding piggyBac transposable element-derived protein 4-like, whose amino-acid sequence MYVFLVLCMMMKHSEKAVVQDYWNKDSLVPSPVFNRYMSRDRFHLILRCLHFENNANEDRRDRLWKVCKEFSDLRGNFRDYFVPGQNVVIDELLVLFKGRLAFKQYISSKRHRFGLKFFMLCDCETGIVLDMILYSVFLYTVQTSTYQLKMNTGSPAVS is encoded by the coding sequence ATGTACGTGTTTCTGGTACTATGCATGATGATGAAACACTCCGAGAAAGCTGTCGTCCAGGACTATTggaacaaagacagccttgttccatcacCCGTCTTCAACCGGTATATGTCGCGGGATAGGTTCCacttgattctcaggtgcctgcatttcgagaacaatgcaaatgaggacagacgcgacagactgtggaaggtaTGCAAGGAATTCAGCGACTTGCGAGGGAActtcagggattattttgtacctggacagaatgtcgTTATCGACGAGTtgcttgtactgttcaagggcAGACTGGCTTTCAAGCAGTACATCTCTTCCAAGCGGCACCGTTTTGGACTAAAGTTTTTCATGCTgtgcgactgtgagactggtatcgTCCTGGACATGATCTTGTACTCTGTATTCTTGTATACAGTACAGACATCGACATACCAGCTCAAGATGAACACTGGTTCTCCGGCAGTgtcgtaa